From a region of the Armatimonadota bacterium genome:
- a CDS encoding HDIG domain-containing protein, whose product MERIRVNFLRPGRVSLRRVLLLGGFLLALCAVGSVQYLPPRVTLREGMVSPYEVAAPRSVEYVDWERTARLREEAAAAVRPVYRLDSVATREAEQSVRAAFEAIWGIRSRRPQTDLERRQQLVRLGLRGPALRAAEALSRPDLERVRDGALALLRRLMQEGIRAEDLPAAQARGQALAQGLPFAEPSRALVAWALERALRPNLFVDHLQTRRQQEAARASVDPVRERILRGEVIVRRGDVVTAEQVRKLAALGLVSPPLRWEGVVGTSLFLALLVVLGAAYLWRFQPEIWADERRLLLLCLLGLVAAVGSRVIATRLSGFLVPVASVTMLLAILLNPRVASFAGGSLALLTGVVGGNDLRMSVVAYVGGLTGVYVIRRVQRRADLAYAGLAVAGANALAVTAVDLVAGAPLMELLGDAGWGALNGLLSGILAVGALPYLEEVFGLVTPIKLLELSDPSHPLLRRLQLEAPGTYHHTVLVANLAEAAAEAVGADALLVRVGTYYHDIGKLRRPAFYVENQLGRTNPHDRLSPSLSALVVAAHVRDGLELARQYRLPRPVTAFIPEHHGTSLISYFYRRALEHAEGPVDEQTYRYEGPKPQSKETAIVMLADAVEAAVRTLPNPTPDRIGTLVRQLIRERLEDGQLDECDLTLRDLDRIAQTFTRILVGMFHPRIEYPEVSLEARRAQRRGGAQRSGHPSR is encoded by the coding sequence ATGGAGCGGATCCGGGTGAACTTCCTCCGTCCCGGGCGGGTCTCTCTCCGGCGGGTCCTCCTCTTGGGGGGATTCCTCTTGGCCCTCTGCGCGGTGGGATCCGTGCAGTACCTGCCCCCGCGGGTCACCCTCCGGGAGGGCATGGTGAGCCCCTACGAGGTGGCAGCTCCCCGCAGCGTGGAGTACGTGGATTGGGAACGCACGGCGCGGCTGCGGGAGGAAGCGGCGGCCGCGGTGCGCCCCGTCTACCGCCTGGATTCCGTGGCCACCCGGGAGGCGGAGCAGTCCGTGCGCGCGGCCTTCGAGGCCATCTGGGGCATCCGATCCCGCCGGCCGCAGACGGACCTGGAGCGCCGGCAGCAGCTGGTGCGCCTGGGGCTCCGGGGTCCGGCGCTGCGGGCCGCGGAAGCCCTCAGCCGCCCAGACCTCGAACGGGTGCGCGACGGCGCCCTCGCCCTTCTCAGGCGCCTCATGCAGGAGGGGATCCGGGCGGAGGATCTCCCCGCCGCCCAGGCCCGGGGGCAGGCCCTGGCACAGGGCTTGCCCTTTGCAGAGCCGTCCAGGGCCCTGGTGGCCTGGGCCCTGGAGCGGGCGCTGCGTCCCAACCTCTTCGTGGATCACCTGCAGACCCGGCGGCAGCAGGAGGCGGCCCGGGCCAGCGTGGATCCCGTACGGGAGCGGATCCTGCGGGGGGAGGTGATCGTGCGGCGGGGAGACGTGGTGACCGCGGAGCAGGTCCGGAAGCTGGCGGCCCTGGGACTGGTCTCCCCGCCCCTCCGGTGGGAGGGGGTTGTGGGAACTTCCCTCTTCCTCGCGTTGCTCGTCGTGCTGGGAGCCGCGTACCTCTGGCGATTCCAGCCGGAGATCTGGGCCGATGAACGGCGCCTCCTCCTTCTCTGCCTGCTGGGCCTGGTGGCGGCGGTGGGCAGCCGGGTCATCGCCACCCGGCTCAGCGGGTTCCTCGTCCCCGTGGCCTCCGTGACCATGCTGCTCGCCATCCTCCTGAACCCCCGGGTGGCCTCCTTCGCGGGCGGGAGTCTGGCCCTGCTGACGGGGGTGGTGGGTGGGAACGACCTCCGGATGAGCGTGGTGGCCTACGTGGGGGGCCTCACGGGAGTTTACGTGATCCGGCGGGTGCAGCGCCGGGCGGACCTGGCATACGCGGGGCTCGCGGTGGCCGGTGCGAACGCGCTCGCGGTGACCGCGGTGGACCTGGTGGCCGGCGCACCGCTCATGGAGCTTTTGGGCGATGCGGGCTGGGGAGCCCTCAACGGGCTGCTCTCCGGGATTCTCGCGGTGGGCGCCCTGCCATACCTGGAGGAGGTGTTCGGGCTCGTGACCCCCATCAAGCTCCTGGAGCTCAGCGACCCCAGCCATCCCCTCCTGCGCCGCCTGCAGCTGGAGGCTCCCGGCACCTACCACCACACGGTGCTGGTGGCGAACCTCGCGGAGGCCGCGGCGGAGGCGGTGGGAGCGGATGCCCTGCTGGTGCGGGTGGGGACCTACTACCACGACATCGGCAAACTCCGGCGGCCGGCTTTCTACGTGGAGAACCAGCTGGGCCGCACCAACCCGCACGACCGCCTCTCCCCCAGCCTCAGCGCCCTGGTCGTCGCAGCTCACGTGCGGGATGGATTGGAGCTCGCGCGGCAGTACCGGCTGCCCAGGCCCGTGACGGCCTTCATCCCGGAGCACCACGGCACCAGCCTCATCTCGTACTTCTACCGCCGGGCCTTGGAGCACGCGGAGGGACCGGTGGACGAGCAGACCTACCGCTACGAGGGCCCCAAGCCCCAATCCAAGGAGACCGCCATCGTCATGCTGGCGGATGCGGTGGAGGCCGCGGTCCGCACCCTCCCGAATCCCACCCCGGACCGGATCGGAACCCTCGTGCGCCAGCTGATCCGGGAGCGGCTGGAGGACGGGCAGCTGGACGAATGCGACCTGACCCTCCGCGACCTGGACCGGATCGCCCAGACCTTCACCCGCATCCTGGTGGGCATGTTCCACCCCCGCATCGAGTACCCGGAGGTGAGCCTTGAGGCGCGCCGGGCGCAGCGTCGTGGCGGTGCGCAACGATCAGGGCACCCATCCCGTTGA
- the argR gene encoding arginine repressor — MAGLVRAAAHLHGVPGREVARGAALTRQQRERAILEIVRSRPVTTQAELVRALRQRGLRVTQATVSRDIKRLGLVKVAGPEGTYHYAPPDALRTTPPPAAWENLRSAFRAFVTEVDQGEAIVLVKTLSGRANAVAIAVDEARIPEIAGTVAGDDTILVVVRREADRPKVIRMLQDLLGRT, encoded by the coding sequence GTGGCGGGACTCGTGCGCGCCGCCGCCCATCTACACGGCGTACCGGGAAGGGAGGTTGCTCGCGGAGCGGCTTTGACCCGGCAGCAGAGGGAGCGGGCTATCCTGGAGATCGTGCGGTCGCGTCCCGTGACCACCCAGGCGGAGTTGGTGCGGGCGCTGCGCCAACGAGGCCTTCGGGTCACGCAGGCCACGGTGTCCCGGGACATCAAGCGGCTGGGTCTGGTCAAGGTGGCGGGGCCGGAGGGGACGTATCACTACGCGCCCCCGGATGCCCTGCGGACCACTCCGCCCCCCGCGGCCTGGGAGAACCTCCGCAGCGCTTTCCGGGCCTTCGTCACGGAGGTGGACCAGGGCGAGGCCATCGTTCTCGTGAAAACCCTCAGCGGTCGGGCGAACGCGGTGGCCATCGCGGTAGACGAGGCCCGCATCCCGGAGATCGCGGGGACCGTGGCGGGAGACGACACCATCCTGGTCGTGGTGCGGCGGGAGGCAGACCGACCCAAGGTGATCCGGATGCTCCAGGACCTGCTCGGCCGGACGTGA
- the argH gene encoding argininosuccinate lyase, translating to MWGGRFGVPPDPRIRAFTRSFPFDRRLARWDLVGSLAHARMLMEVGVLDRESGEAILQGLAGMLRDVETGALRVEGEDEDVHSWIERTLVERIGEPARRLHTARSRNDQVATALRLYVREAVEQVAEHLLELVEVWLDQAQEHLETVLPGYTHLQRAQPTTLAHHLLAHVWALLQDAERFRRVHRVSGLSPLGAGALATSPYPVRPERTAELLGFEGICPNSMHAVADRDYVLEALFACAVLQVHLSRWAEEVVLWTTREFGFASLDDSAAGGSSLMPQKKNPEAAELIRGKAGRTIGALTAVLVALKGLPLTYNSDLQEDKEPLFDALDTVSGSLQAAAVLARGVRYHPDRMRAALYEGFLTATDLADYLVRRGVPFRTAHEQAGRAVREAEARGCELWELPLEVLRTCSPEVGGDVYEVLLPEGSVQARAVAGGPAPARVAEQLERARAAVEGVRRWRDSCAPPPIYTAYREGRLLAERL from the coding sequence ATGTGGGGCGGGCGGTTCGGGGTTCCCCCGGATCCCCGCATCCGTGCCTTCACCCGCTCCTTTCCCTTCGACCGGCGCCTGGCCCGCTGGGACCTCGTCGGGAGCCTCGCGCACGCCCGCATGTTAATGGAGGTGGGCGTCCTGGACCGGGAAAGCGGGGAGGCGATCCTCCAGGGACTGGCGGGAATGCTTCGGGACGTGGAGACCGGTGCCCTCCGGGTGGAGGGGGAGGACGAGGACGTCCACTCGTGGATCGAGCGGACGCTCGTGGAGCGGATCGGGGAGCCTGCCCGCCGGCTCCATACCGCCCGCAGCCGCAACGACCAAGTGGCCACCGCCCTGCGCCTGTACGTGCGGGAGGCCGTGGAGCAGGTGGCGGAGCACCTCCTGGAGCTGGTGGAGGTCTGGCTGGACCAGGCCCAGGAGCACCTAGAAACGGTGCTGCCCGGCTACACGCACCTGCAGCGGGCCCAGCCCACCACCCTCGCCCATCACCTCCTGGCCCACGTGTGGGCCCTCCTGCAGGACGCGGAGCGGTTCCGTCGGGTGCACCGGGTGAGCGGGCTATCTCCCCTCGGCGCGGGGGCCCTCGCCACTTCCCCGTACCCCGTGCGTCCGGAGCGCACCGCGGAGCTGTTGGGGTTCGAGGGGATCTGTCCCAACAGCATGCATGCGGTGGCAGACCGGGACTACGTGCTGGAAGCCCTGTTCGCGTGCGCGGTGCTGCAGGTGCATCTCTCCCGTTGGGCGGAGGAGGTGGTGCTGTGGACTACGCGGGAGTTCGGGTTCGCTTCCCTGGACGATTCCGCGGCGGGGGGCAGCAGCCTCATGCCCCAGAAGAAGAACCCGGAGGCCGCGGAGCTCATCCGGGGGAAGGCAGGGCGGACCATCGGAGCTCTGACCGCGGTGCTCGTCGCCCTCAAGGGACTTCCCCTCACCTACAACAGCGATCTGCAGGAGGACAAGGAGCCCCTCTTCGATGCCCTCGACACCGTATCCGGGTCCTTGCAGGCCGCGGCGGTGCTCGCCCGCGGGGTGCGCTATCATCCCGATCGGATGCGGGCGGCCCTGTACGAAGGGTTTTTGACCGCCACGGACCTGGCGGACTACCTGGTGCGGCGCGGCGTTCCTTTCCGCACGGCCCACGAACAGGCGGGCCGCGCGGTGCGGGAGGCGGAGGCGAGGGGGTGTGAGCTCTGGGAGCTCCCGTTGGAGGTCCTGCGGACTTGCTCTCCGGAGGTGGGGGGGGACGTGTACGAGGTCCTTCTCCCGGAGGGATCCGTGCAAGCCCGGGCGGTGGCCGGCGGCCCCGCGCCCGCGCGGGTGGCGGAGCAGCTGGAGCGGGCCCGGGCGGCGGTGGAAGGGGTGAGGAGGTGGCGGGACTCGTGCGCGCCGCCGCCCATCTACACGGCGTACCGGGAAGGGAGGTTGCTCGCGGAGCGGCTTTGA
- a CDS encoding argininosuccinate synthase: MRKVALAYSGGLDTSVAIPWLRERYGCEVVAVVADVGQLDDFDALRQKALQSGASGFHVVDVREEFVRDYCFRALRAGAVYEGRYLLGTALARPLIAKVQVEVARATGCDALAHGCTGKGNDQVRFELSYRALAPDLRVIAPWREWDLRSREDELRYAEEHGIPVPVTAEKPYSIDQNLWHTSYEGGILEDPSTPPPEEMFQLTVDPRRAPDVPQRLEIAFERGIPVAVDGVRMSPAELVRHLNRVAGAHGVGRVDMVENRLVGMKSRGVYETPAGTVLTVALRDLEAITLDRDTVRFKELVAARYADLVYSGLWYSPLREALDAFLESTHRYVTGTVTVELYKGHCWAVSRSSPYSLYRQDLATFGEGAAYDHRDATGFIRLWGLPLQVFAAVHPGSREAEAPAGQKP, encoded by the coding sequence GTGCGGAAGGTGGCCCTGGCATACTCGGGAGGGCTCGATACCTCCGTGGCCATTCCCTGGTTGCGGGAACGGTACGGGTGTGAGGTGGTGGCGGTGGTGGCGGACGTAGGGCAGCTCGATGACTTCGACGCCCTCCGCCAGAAGGCGTTGCAGAGCGGCGCCAGCGGTTTCCACGTGGTGGACGTCCGGGAGGAGTTCGTCCGGGACTACTGTTTCCGGGCCCTGCGGGCGGGCGCGGTGTACGAGGGGCGGTACCTGCTGGGCACCGCCCTGGCCCGCCCCCTCATCGCGAAGGTGCAGGTGGAGGTGGCCCGGGCCACGGGATGCGATGCCCTCGCCCACGGGTGTACGGGCAAGGGCAACGATCAGGTGCGGTTCGAGCTGAGCTATCGGGCGCTCGCGCCGGACCTGCGGGTCATCGCACCGTGGCGGGAGTGGGACCTGCGGAGCCGGGAGGACGAGCTCCGTTACGCGGAGGAGCACGGGATCCCCGTCCCCGTGACCGCGGAGAAGCCCTACAGCATCGATCAGAACCTGTGGCACACCTCCTACGAGGGGGGAATCCTGGAGGACCCCTCCACCCCGCCGCCTGAGGAGATGTTCCAGCTCACCGTGGATCCCCGGAGGGCTCCCGATGTCCCCCAGCGCCTGGAGATCGCCTTCGAGCGAGGGATCCCCGTGGCCGTGGACGGCGTGCGCATGAGTCCCGCGGAGCTCGTGCGACACCTGAACCGGGTGGCAGGGGCCCACGGCGTGGGCCGGGTAGACATGGTGGAGAACCGGCTGGTGGGGATGAAGAGCCGGGGGGTGTACGAGACGCCCGCGGGCACCGTGCTCACCGTGGCCCTGCGGGACCTGGAGGCCATCACCCTGGACCGGGACACGGTCCGGTTCAAGGAGCTGGTGGCGGCCCGGTACGCGGATCTGGTGTATTCCGGCCTGTGGTATTCGCCGCTGCGAGAGGCCTTGGATGCCTTCCTGGAGAGCACGCACCGGTACGTGACGGGGACCGTGACCGTGGAGCTCTACAAGGGACACTGCTGGGCCGTCTCCCGGTCCTCCCCGTACTCCCTGTACCGCCAGGATCTCGCCACCTTCGGAGAAGGCGCCGCCTACGACCACCGGGACGCCACGGGGTTCATCCGGCTGTGGGGGCTCCCGCTTCAGGTGTTCGCGGCCGTGCACCCGGGCAGCAGGGAGGCCGAGGCCCCCGCGGGCCAAAAACCCTGA
- a CDS encoding acetylornithine transaminase, giving the protein MDLETVLEWSDRYLFRTYRRAPVAFVRGEGVRLWDLGGREYLDFVAGIATSSLGHAHPDLMRTLCDQASRYLHVSNLYHIPEQARAAKRLVELSGLDRVFFCNSGAEAVEAAIKLARRWGRGMRGPDAYEIVTMEGSFHGRTLGALAATGTPRYWQGFEPLPPGFRFVPYDDLGAVADAVTDRTCAVLVEPVQGEGGVVIPSPGYLRDLEALCRERGVLLILDEVQTGVGRTGALFAFQREGIQPDVVTLGKGLAGGVPVGAVLAREDVARHLGPGDHGSTFGGNPLACAAVCAVLEVVERDGLVENARRAGDRLLQGLRALAERNPTVGSVRGVGLLVAADLRVEAAPVVEAALGEGLLVNAVRPHTLRLCPPLVVSEAEVDEAMVRLERALGKVQAR; this is encoded by the coding sequence ATGGACCTCGAGACGGTTCTGGAGTGGTCGGACCGATATCTCTTCCGCACGTACCGGCGGGCGCCCGTGGCCTTCGTCCGGGGAGAGGGCGTGCGGTTGTGGGATCTCGGGGGTCGGGAGTACCTGGACTTCGTGGCGGGGATCGCCACCAGCAGCCTCGGGCACGCACACCCGGACCTGATGCGGACCCTGTGCGACCAGGCTTCCCGCTACCTGCACGTTTCGAACCTGTACCACATCCCCGAGCAGGCCCGGGCCGCGAAGCGGCTCGTGGAGCTCAGCGGGCTGGACCGGGTCTTCTTCTGCAACAGCGGGGCGGAGGCCGTGGAGGCCGCCATCAAGCTGGCCCGGCGATGGGGTCGGGGGATGCGGGGCCCGGACGCCTACGAGATCGTGACCATGGAGGGGAGCTTCCACGGCCGCACCCTGGGGGCCCTGGCGGCCACGGGAACTCCCCGGTACTGGCAGGGATTCGAGCCCCTTCCCCCGGGATTCCGGTTCGTGCCTTACGACGACCTCGGGGCCGTGGCGGACGCCGTCACGGATCGCACCTGTGCGGTGCTGGTGGAGCCCGTGCAAGGAGAAGGTGGCGTGGTGATCCCTTCTCCGGGGTACCTGCGGGACCTGGAGGCCCTCTGTCGGGAGCGGGGGGTACTGCTGATCCTGGACGAGGTCCAGACGGGAGTCGGCCGCACGGGCGCCCTGTTCGCCTTCCAACGGGAGGGGATCCAGCCGGACGTGGTGACCTTGGGCAAGGGACTCGCGGGTGGGGTTCCGGTGGGCGCGGTGCTGGCCCGGGAGGACGTGGCGAGGCACCTGGGACCAGGGGACCACGGGAGCACCTTCGGCGGAAACCCCCTGGCCTGTGCCGCGGTCTGCGCGGTGTTGGAGGTGGTGGAGCGGGATGGCCTCGTGGAGAATGCCCGGCGGGCGGGGGATCGGCTCCTGCAGGGGCTCCGGGCCCTGGCGGAGCGGAATCCCACCGTTGGGTCCGTGCGGGGGGTGGGGCTCCTGGTGGCCGCAGACCTACGGGTGGAGGCGGCCCCGGTGGTGGAGGCGGCGCTCGGAGAGGGACTGCTGGTGAACGCGGTGCGACCCCATACCCTGCGGCTCTGCCCACCCCTCGTGGTCTCCGAGGCGGAGGTGGACGAGGCGATGGTCCGGCTTGAACGGGCCCTCGGAAAAGTGCAGGCGAGGTGA
- the argB gene encoding acetylglutamate kinase, with protein MPLESPGIGTSLAHALRYVAAWKDRTVVVKFGGSVLDAQELGTLPEDLVLLQRAGVRPVLVHGGGPEITRTLERLGKTTRFVNGLRVTDAETMEVVEMVLAGRVNKHLVTLIHRAGGRAVGLSGKDARLLQVRKRAGEVDLGFVGEVERVEPEIVQVLLDAGFLPVVASLGFGPDGQSYNLNADTAAAALAVGLRAQKLILLTDVPGVYREVDGRRELLSEISPEEARQLIASGVISRGMIPKVEACLEALAGGVPSAHIIGTDLPHGLLIELFTETGIGTMIRHPEG; from the coding sequence CTGCCGCTGGAGAGTCCGGGCATCGGGACCTCTCTGGCCCATGCCCTGCGCTACGTGGCCGCCTGGAAGGACCGCACGGTGGTCGTGAAGTTCGGAGGGAGCGTCCTGGACGCTCAAGAGCTGGGTACCCTTCCGGAGGACCTCGTCCTCCTGCAGCGGGCCGGGGTGCGGCCCGTGCTGGTGCACGGGGGCGGCCCGGAGATCACCCGCACCCTGGAACGCCTGGGCAAGACCACGCGGTTCGTCAACGGCCTCCGGGTCACGGACGCGGAGACCATGGAAGTGGTGGAGATGGTGCTCGCGGGCCGGGTGAACAAGCACCTGGTGACCCTCATCCACAGGGCAGGCGGCCGCGCCGTGGGGCTCTCGGGCAAGGACGCGCGGCTCCTGCAGGTCCGCAAGCGGGCGGGGGAGGTGGATCTGGGGTTCGTGGGCGAGGTGGAGCGGGTGGAGCCGGAGATCGTACAGGTGCTGTTGGACGCGGGATTCCTTCCCGTGGTCGCCTCCCTGGGATTCGGCCCGGACGGCCAGAGCTACAACCTCAACGCGGACACCGCGGCCGCGGCCCTGGCGGTAGGCCTGCGGGCCCAGAAGCTCATCCTCCTCACGGACGTACCCGGAGTGTACCGGGAGGTGGATGGCCGTCGGGAGCTCCTGAGCGAGATCAGCCCGGAGGAGGCGAGGCAGCTCATCGCTTCCGGCGTGATCTCCCGGGGGATGATCCCCAAGGTGGAAGCCTGCCTGGAGGCCCTGGCGGGCGGTGTGCCCAGCGCCCACATCATCGGCACGGACCTGCCTCACGGTTTGCTGATCGAGCTCTTTACGGAGACGGGAATCGGCACCATGATCCGCCATCCGGAGGGCTAG
- the argJ gene encoding bifunctional glutamate N-acetyltransferase/amino-acid acetyltransferase ArgJ, giving the protein METPEPITLIPGDVTSPHGFLAAGVHCGIKQQRRDLALLYSEVPASAAGLFTTNRVKAAPVRYCEETLSGGVAQAIVVNSGNANACTGPQGLRDAYEMAEITARALGIPRSHVLVCSTGVIGVPLPMEAIRRGIPQAVRALERSGEAAAEAILTTDAFPKRAAAQVRLPEGVVTVGGIAKGAGMIHPQLATTLCFLTTDARISPGRLREALRGAAEVSFNRITVDGDTSTNDSLIVLANGQSGIAAEEGEAYRRFCAALTAVAEELAKMVVRDGEGATRLVRVEVTGALDEAEARRAAYTVATSLLVKTMLHGGEPNWGRVLAAVGRAGVALEESRTRVWFGPVLVVQDGVGIPEALGQGAQALRDSEVTLRVDLGVGSGRWWVWTCDLSEEYVRLNGAYIT; this is encoded by the coding sequence ATGGAGACCCCTGAGCCCATCACCCTCATTCCCGGAGACGTCACGAGCCCGCACGGCTTCCTCGCCGCGGGGGTGCACTGCGGGATCAAGCAACAGCGGCGGGACCTGGCCCTCCTCTACTCGGAGGTCCCCGCTTCCGCGGCGGGGCTGTTTACCACCAACCGGGTGAAGGCGGCCCCCGTGCGGTACTGTGAGGAAACCCTGTCCGGAGGGGTCGCGCAGGCCATCGTGGTGAACAGCGGGAACGCCAACGCCTGCACGGGTCCTCAGGGACTCCGGGACGCCTACGAGATGGCGGAGATCACGGCCCGGGCGCTTGGCATCCCGCGTTCCCACGTGTTGGTGTGCAGCACGGGGGTGATCGGCGTCCCGCTTCCCATGGAAGCCATCCGGCGGGGGATCCCGCAGGCGGTGCGGGCCCTGGAGCGGAGCGGCGAGGCCGCGGCGGAAGCCATCCTCACCACGGACGCCTTCCCCAAGCGGGCCGCGGCCCAGGTCCGCCTTCCGGAGGGCGTGGTGACCGTGGGGGGGATCGCGAAGGGCGCGGGGATGATCCACCCCCAACTCGCCACCACCCTGTGCTTCCTCACCACGGACGCCCGCATCTCTCCCGGACGGCTGCGGGAGGCGCTGCGGGGGGCGGCAGAGGTCTCCTTCAACCGCATCACCGTGGACGGGGACACCAGCACGAACGACAGCCTCATCGTCCTGGCGAACGGCCAGTCCGGAATCGCCGCGGAGGAGGGAGAAGCCTACAGGCGGTTCTGCGCGGCCCTCACCGCGGTGGCGGAGGAGCTGGCGAAGATGGTGGTGCGGGACGGGGAGGGAGCCACGCGGCTCGTGCGGGTGGAGGTCACGGGCGCCCTGGACGAGGCAGAGGCCCGGAGGGCCGCCTACACCGTGGCGACCTCCCTTCTGGTAAAGACCATGCTGCATGGCGGGGAGCCGAACTGGGGAAGGGTCCTGGCGGCGGTGGGTCGGGCCGGGGTGGCCCTGGAGGAGTCCAGGACGCGCGTCTGGTTCGGGCCGGTCCTGGTGGTACAGGACGGGGTGGGGATTCCGGAAGCCCTCGGGCAGGGCGCGCAAGCCTTGCGGGATTCCGAGGTCACCTTGCGGGTGGACCTGGGGGTGGGGAGCGGGCGGTGGTGGGTGTGGACGTGCGATCTTAGCGAGGAGTACGTGCGCCTGAACGGCGCCTACATCACCTAG
- the argC gene encoding N-acetyl-gamma-glutamyl-phosphate reductase has product MIRASVAGASGYTGGELVRWLVRHPRVELVHLTADQHRGKLLPEAFPHLEGFVRKPLEEPDWRKLAQESDVVFLALPHGLALKAAPEILSAGARVVDLGPDFRLRDPAQYARWYRQEHTAVHLLEEAVYGLPELHRSRIREANLVAVPGCYPTAALLGLVPLLRAGYGSGPVVVDAKSGVSGAGRGASLDTHFSEINENVRPYHVAHHRHVPEMEQALAEAGCPAAVCFVPHLIPMTRGILATCYVRLSRPLDGPAALDLYREAYAGEPFVRVLERDLPQTKATFGSNFCDVTVRVDAERGVAIAIAALDNLGKGAAGQAIQCMNLMFGLPETEGLQLPPLFP; this is encoded by the coding sequence ATGATCCGGGCGAGCGTGGCCGGCGCGAGCGGGTATACGGGAGGGGAGCTGGTGCGGTGGCTGGTGCGCCATCCCCGGGTGGAGCTGGTGCACCTCACCGCGGACCAGCACCGGGGCAAGCTCCTCCCGGAGGCCTTCCCCCACCTGGAAGGATTCGTGCGCAAGCCCCTGGAGGAGCCGGACTGGCGGAAGCTGGCGCAGGAGAGCGACGTGGTGTTCCTGGCGCTCCCGCACGGACTCGCTCTCAAAGCCGCGCCCGAGATCCTGTCTGCGGGCGCCCGGGTGGTGGACCTGGGGCCGGACTTCCGTCTGCGGGATCCCGCCCAGTATGCCCGGTGGTACAGGCAGGAGCACACGGCCGTGCACCTGTTGGAGGAGGCGGTCTACGGACTCCCGGAGCTCCACCGGAGCCGCATCCGGGAGGCGAACCTCGTGGCGGTTCCGGGCTGTTACCCCACGGCGGCCCTGCTCGGTCTGGTGCCGCTCCTGCGGGCGGGGTACGGGAGCGGTCCCGTGGTGGTGGACGCCAAGTCCGGGGTTTCGGGTGCTGGCCGGGGGGCGTCCCTGGACACCCACTTCAGCGAGATCAACGAGAACGTGCGCCCGTACCACGTGGCCCATCACCGCCACGTCCCCGAGATGGAGCAGGCCCTGGCGGAGGCGGGTTGTCCCGCCGCGGTGTGCTTCGTCCCCCACCTCATCCCCATGACCCGGGGGATCCTCGCCACCTGCTACGTGCGGCTCTCCCGTCCCCTGGACGGCCCGGCCGCCCTGGACCTGTACCGGGAGGCCTACGCGGGAGAGCCCTTCGTGCGGGTGCTCGAGCGGGATCTCCCGCAGACGAAGGCCACCTTTGGCTCCAACTTCTGCGATGTGACGGTGCGGGTGGATGCGGAGCGCGGGGTCGCCATCGCCATCGCGGCCCTGGACAACCTCGGGAAAGGAGCCGCGGGGCAGGCCATCCAGTGCATGAACCTGATGTTCGGGCTCCCGGAGACGGAAGGACTCCAGTTGCCTCCCCTCTTCCCATAG